A window of Cryptomeria japonica chromosome 3, Sugi_1.0, whole genome shotgun sequence contains these coding sequences:
- the LOC131033820 gene encoding uncharacterized protein LOC131033820: MSVQSSEQSFPDASFQSNPCCSDSGEDSPEGQESKSTSLVKSSSTRQCLGFESEAGVSSSSDYDLLYEAIEGLQTMECSKSNKKGFKMKRKMCRSDCKKNATEKRRENVSGRRQACNCVASFAADCTAVCCCPCAILHIFILAFVKAPSVFARKALRFVKKKARSKRKLDQKKAAIDDDSEDDNREKSRYYTPPWSCRESPERRSALDGSLSPKLDNQKIWSEFYAAGRMGFGGFPFEWNKEP, translated from the coding sequence GCGAGGATTCTCCCGAAGGACAGGAGAGCAAGTCGACTTCTCTCGTCAAATCCTCCTCTACACGCCAATGTCTCGGGTTCGAATCCGAGGCAGGGGTTTCTTCTTCCTCAGATTACGATCTGCTCTACGAAGCAATCGAGGGCTTGCAGACCATGGAATGCAGTAAGTCGAATAAAAAGGGGTTTAAAATGAAGCGGAAAATGTGCCGATCGGACTGCAAAAAAAACGCCACTGAAAAGCGCAGAGAAAATGTCAGCGGAAGACGCCAGGCGTGTAACTGTGTAGCGAGCTTTGCCGCAGACTGCACGGCCGTCTGCTGCTGCCCTTGCGCGATTCTGCATATCTTCATCCTCGCCTTTGTCAAAGCCCCTTCTGTTTTTGCCAGAAAAGCTTTGCGCTTTGTGAAGAAAAAGGCTCGCAGTAAAAGAAAACTTGACCAGAAGAAGGCGGCGATTGATGATGACAGTGAGGACGATAATAGGGAAAAGTCTCGGTATTACACTCCTCCCTGGTCTTGCAGGGAGTCTCCAGAGAGGCGCAGCGCTTTGGACGGATCGCTCAGTCCCAAATTGGATAACCAGAAGATCTGGTCAGAGTTTTATGCGGCCGGTCGCATGGGATTCGGGGGtttcccatttgaatggaacaagGAACCCTAA